DNA from Demetria terragena DSM 11295:
CCCCGGCGACCAGGACATGTGCCGGCGGCACCTTGCCCGCCGCTGTGACCTGACCGGTGAAGAACCGGCCGAACTCGTGGGCGGCCTCCACGACCGCGCGGTAGCCCGCGATATTTGCCATCGAGGACAACACGTCCATGGACTGCGCTCGCGAGATGCGCGGGATGGCATCCATCGACAGGGCCGTGATCGGGTAGGTCGCCAGATCGGCCACGGCCTGCTCGTCGAAGCGCGGGTTGAACAGCGCAATGACCGTGGCACCTTCAGCCAAGGAACCGAGTTGCTCGCGCGATGGTGCATTGACGCCCAGCACGATGTCAGCTCCGGTAGCAGGCCCCACAGTCGCGCCCGCCTCGACGTAGGCCTGATCGGCAAAACTGGATGACGCACCCGCTCCGGGATCCACCACCACGTCATAGCCGAGGGTGCGGAGTCGTTCTACCGTCGCAGGTGTCGCCGAGACCCGGGTTTCACCGCTCGCGGCCTCGTTGAGAACTCCGATCTGCACGCATGTCTCCTCATCGACGGGGCTCCGCCCCCAGCATGCCGGACGATGGACCCTGGCGGGGCGAACGTCCAAGATCGTCCGCGAGGCGACGACCTCGCGGACGAGTGCAGAACGGCGTTAGGGCAGGCCGGGGAGGACGCGATCCAGGGTGATGGGTAGGTCGCGGACCCGCTGGCCGGTCGCGTGATAGACCGCATTGGCCACCGCCGCGCCGACGCCCGTGATGCCGACTTCGCCCGCGCCGACCACGCCAAGCGGCATCGTAGGATCGGGATCGTCGTGCATGTGGATGTCGATCGCAGGCACGTCCGCGTGCACCGGAATGTGGTATTCGGTGAGGCTCGGATTGACGATGCGCCCGGTGCGCGGGTCATACAAGGTCTGCTCCATCAGGGCCAGGCCCAGTCCCATGATGATGCCGCCTCGCAACTGGCTGCTCGCCAACTTGTGGTTGATGACCCGGCCGATGTCGAAGACCCCCAGCCAGCGCGTCACCCGCGTCTCGCCGGTATCGGCATCGATCCGAACCTCGCAGAACTGGGCGCCCGAGGCCGCCTTGGACCACCGTCGCATCGCGTCGAAGGCGCCCTTGCCGAGCTGAAGGTTGCTGCGCACCGCCCCCAGGCCAGAGTTTCCGCCCACCACGGCTTCGAGGTGTTCTGCGCCAGAACTCTGGATGGCGTCGGCCATGGATCCTGCGCCGTGGGAGCCGAGCCCAAGCGCCTCGAGCTGGCGTTGCAGATCCTCAATGCCCACGATCAGGCTTTGCGCGATGCTTGCGGACTGCATCGAACCGCCCGCCATGGGGCCGTACGGCACATCGGTCGTGCCGTACTCGATGTCGACCTCGTCCGGGTCGATGCCCAGCAGGTGCGCCGCCATCTGAGCCGTCGCGGTAGCGGTGCCCATGCCCATGTCGTGGAATCCGCACCGGACCAACAACCGGCCGTTGGGGTGCAGCCGAAGGGTGAGGCTGGCCTTGAAGGTCATCGCTGGGTGCACCGCGGACGCCACGCCGTAGCCCACCAGGTGGTTGCCATCACGCATCGAGCCAGCGGGGCCCCGGTCGGACCAGCCAAAGAGTTCGGCGCCGAGCCGAAGCGACTCACCCACGGTGTGATGGCTATATCTGTTGCCCGTCAGCGGGTGATGCTCGGGCTGGTTGCGTAGCCGTAGCTCCACGGGGTCGAGTTGCAGAGACTCGGCGAGCTCGTCGACCGCGGATTCAAGGGCGAACGTCCCAACCGACTCACCTGGGGCGCGCATGAAGGTCTGGGGAAGGCGATTGAGTGGAGTGATGCGCTGCTCGAGCAAGATGTTCTCGCTCGCGTAGAGGTCGGCAGAGGCGCTGACCACTTGTTCACCCATCCCGCCGACAGTGCTATTGCGCAGGTCGACTTCGTGAATGATCGAGGTGATCTGACCGTCCTGAGTGGCGCCCAGAGCGACGCGCTGCAAGGTCTGCGGGCGACCGCCGACGGTTCGATAGACACCTTCCCGGCTCAACGCCAGACGGACTGGGCGGTCCACCTCGCGCGCCGCCATCGCGGCGATCACCTGATGGGCCCAAATGCCACCTTTACCGCCGAATCCACCACCGACAAAGGGGGACACGATGCGTACCTGTCCGACGCCGATGCGGAAGCGCGCCGCTAAGAACTTGCGGGCAAACTCCAGACCCTGGGTGCCATCCCACAGGGTGAGGTGGTCGCCATCCCAGCGCGCGGTGCACCCGTGCAGTTCCATCGCATTGTGGTTTTGCTCTGGCGTACTGAACTGCAGGTCCACCGAGACGGGTGCCTGAGCCAGTGCAGCCTTCGCGTCACCCTTCTTTCCACCGGTGCGCGGGTAGGGCATGGCAGGCATCTTCTTGGCGGCGTGCCGTTCGGTCGCGAGGTCGATCCTGGCGCTCAGGGGCTCGAGGTCGACGGTCACGAGTTCTGCTGCCTCTGCGGCGATCTCGGCTGTCTCTGCCACAACGACGGCTATCGCTTGGCCGTCATAGTGCACCTCGTCGGTGTTGAGGTAGTCGACTTTGGTGCCACGAGCCAGAAGGTCGCCCATGTTGGGCTTGCGGAGGCCACTCACGGACGCAAGGCGCGGGGCGTTGAGGTGGGTCACGACGGTGAGCACGCCCGTTAATGCCAGCGCCTCAGAGGTGTCGATCGACCGAATTCGGCCATGGGCGCCGACCGCGTGGACGATGGCGCCATAGCTCAGGTTGTCGTGCGGGTAGTCGTTGGCATAGGGCGCTTCGCCGTGGGCCTTGGCTGGTCCGTCTCGACGGCTGCGCGGTGCACCAAGCACGGCGACGTCGGAGACGTTCTGGTCTGTCGTTTCGCGCGATTCAGTGGGCGCGGTGGTCTGGGTCATGCGGACACCTCCACGAGGTCGCGCAAGGTCGCGGTGACCGTACGCCGGGCTAGTGCGACTTTGAATTCCAGGTCGGGCGTCGGCTGGGCGGCGGCGAGTTCGGCGTCGGCGGCTGCCGTGAACTCCGTCGCGGTCGCCGGGCGGCCACGCAGGTATTCCTCTGCTGCCGTCGCACGCCACGGCTTGGTGCCGACGCCACCCAACGCGAGGCGCACATCAGTCACGACCCCGTCCTCGACGCGCAGTGCAGCAGCGACCGAGACGAGGGCGAAGGCGTACGAGGCGCGGTCGCGTACTTTGCGATAGGACGAGCGGAATCCGCTTGGCAGATAGGGAATCTCGATGCTGGTGATCAACTCACCGGGCTCGAGAGCTGTCTCGATGTCGGGACGATCACCGGGGAGGCGATGGAAGTCGGTCAACGCAATCTCGCGCTCGCCGTCGCGGGAGCGAACCTGCACGGTCGCGTCCGCCGCGGCCAGTGCGACGCATAGGTCAGAAGGATGCGCAGACAGGCAAGCATCGCTGGTGCCGAGCACGGCACCCAACCGATGGAAGCCCGCACGTGCGTCACAGCCACTGCCGAGCTGACGCTTGTTACAGGCGGCGTGAGGGTCGTAGAAATAGGAGCAACGGCTGCGCTGCATCAGGTTGCCACCCACCGTCGCCATATTGCGCAACTGCGCCGACGCGCCACTCACCAAGGCAGCCGATACCAGGGGGAGGCGCTCGCGGAGCAGGGCGTCGTTGGCCAGGTCGGAGTTGCGTACGCCAGCCTCGACGCGTACTCGGTCGTCGAGGTGGGTGATGTTGGTGAGCCCCAACGCCGTGACATCGATGAGCTGCTCGGGCTGCTCGATATTTACCCGCATGAGGTCGACCAGGTTGGTGCCGCCGCCCAGCGGGCGACTGCCCGGTGTGTCGGCGAGCAGTTGGACAGCGTCTTCGACACTCGAAGGGCGTTGGTAGTCAAAGGGCTTCATGATGCCGCCGCCTCTGACTTTGCATCGCTAGCGACAGCTTCGATGGCCTCGACGATGCCGTTGTGGGCGCCACACCGACAGAGGTTGCCGCTCATTCGCTCGCGGATCTCTTGTCGATCCAACGGGGGATGACTGGCGACATCGGCGGTGACATGGCTGGGGGCGCCCGCGCGGTGCTCGGCGAGCATACCCAGCGCAGAACACACCTGACCGGGAGTGCAGTAGCCGCATTGGAGCCCGTCGGCTTCGACGATCGCATCCTGCAGCGGATGCGCGACACCCTCAATGGTGGTGACCGGTCGACCGTCCGCCTGGACGGCAAGTGTCAGGCAAGAGAGGACGCGACGGTCGTCCAGCAGCACTGTGCACGCACCGCATCCGCCCTGATCGCAGCCCTTCTTGGTGCCGGTGAGATCGAGTCGCTCACGGAGCGCGTCGAGCAAACTGGTTCGGGGGTCAATCTGCACGGAATGGGCCTGGCCATTGACCAGGAGAGTGATGGAGGCAGCCATGGCTCAGTGTGAGCCACGGCTGCCTCCATTTCCAGGAAGGAGGACCTCATCGGCGGATGGGATCCCGCCAGGATTAGTGCCTACCGATCAGTGCATCACGACCGGTGGTGCCGCTTCGCCCTGGTCCACCAGCTTGGACTCGTCCTTCTTGCGCGGAAGGAAGTACGCCGGGATCAGCGTGAGTGTCACCAGGATCGCCGCGACCATGAAGGCTCCCGCGAAGGCGTCAGCCGCTTGCGAAAGCCCCTGCTGGACGACGGCCTCGCCACCCAATTTGTCGACCAACGCTGGGTCCTTCCACGTTGCGGTCGCCGGGCCGGCAAGCGCGGAGTCCTTGAGGTTGTTGGTCAACACAACGGCCATGATCGCGACCCCGACCGAGCTGGCGATCTGCTGGACGATGTTGAGCAGGGTCGAACCCCGTGCCACCTCATGGTGCTTCAGTGTCTTCAGCGCCGAAGTCATGATCGGCATCATCGTGCCGCCCATGCCCAGACCGAGGACGAACAACACCGCGATGAGGTAGGTGTAGGAGGTGTCGGCATCGATCTGGGTCATCGCAAACATGCCCGCGATGATGGTGACCAAGCCGAACGGGACGATCCGTCCGACCGGGAACTTGTCGGCCAATGCGCCAGCGATGGGCATGGTCAACATGGCACCAAGACCCTGCGGGGCCACCAGCAGGCCGGCATCCAACGTCGACTCGCCGCGTACCTGTTGGAAGTAGGTCGGCACGAGAAGCAGTCCACCGAAGAAGGCGGCCGCGAACAAGAACATCGTCAGGGTCGACGCGGTCAGGTTGCGGTTCTTGAACAGTCGCAGGTCCAGCAACGGGTGCTCGGGACGGAAGGAGTGCCGCACGAAAGCGGCAATCAAGGCGACACCAGCGAGCATCGTCAAGAGCACCTCGGCGTCCAGAATGGTGCCCGCCTCCGGGATCGTGGACACGCCATAGAGGAAGAGCGCCAGCCCTGGTGACATCAACGCAATTCCGACGAGGTCGAGCGACTCCGATGGTGCGGCCGAGTCGTTCGGCAGCGCCCAGAAGGCGTACGCGATCGCGCCGATACCGATCGGAACGTTGATCAAGAAGATCCAGTGCCAGCTCTGGTTTTCGATGAGCCAACCGCCCAGGATCGGGCCCAGGATGGGGCCGAGCAGCATCGGGATACCGAGGATGGCCATCAGTCGACCCATGCGGTCGGGGCCGGCTGCCTTGGTCATGATCGTCATGCCGAGCGGCATGAGCATTCCGCCGCCGAGACCCTGAATGATGCGGAAGAAGATCAGCATCTCGATTGAGCCCGCGGCCGCGCACAGCGCGGAACCTGCGGTGAACAACGCGACCGCAAGCAGGTAAAGCCGCTTGGTGCCGAATCGGTCGGCGGCCCAGCCGGTCAGCGGAATGACCGTGGCGAGCGCCAGCGTGTACGCCGTGACCGTCCAGGCGACAGTCGAGTACGCCACGGGCTCGTCTGGGCTCGTCGCGAACTCGGTCTGGAAGACCGGAAGGGCGACGTTGACGACGGTGATGTCGAGAATCGACATGATCGCGCCGAGGACGACGACGCCAGCGATCTTGAGGACCGCCCCGTCAATCTTGTCCGGATACTCCGGAGCAGTGGGGGTAGACATGACCCTCCCAGGGTGTGTCGAAGAACGGATATCGCCAGGGTGCTGGCGATATCGGACAGGTACGGTCCGGTTTTCCGGAGGGTGCCTGGTATTGGTCGGCTTGGCCGCCCACTGTCCTTGGGCGAATCGTGTCGTCGATCAACGCCATTCAGCGTACGCCCTGTGGTATGGCGCCCGTCTACCAATTTTGCACTTCAGGGACGTGGGGTGCATCACACCGTTGGAGCACCGCGCCCGCTCGCAGTCGACTCAGCCGCCCGATTGGGTCAGCGGCCAGTCTGTGGCCGCTCTGCGCCATTGCAGGAACCTGCCAGGTGCTCTATCTGTGCTGGCGGGCTGGGGGTCCTGTACTAGGGGCCTGGTCTGACTGCAGTCAGCGGTCGACGAACCTCGGTGGAGGAACAACATGTCGTCACGTCGTGGAATGGGAATTTTCGTCGCGCTAGCGCTGGCGGCCTCGAGCGCCGCCACGTTCACAGGGTCCGCGCCGGCGGATGCCGCTGCGCCGGCAACGCCGAATGTGGGCAAGCTGGCAGGCTCGCTGGCGAAGCAGAAACTGGCGTGGACGCCGTGTGTCAAAGAACTTCAGAATGAGGCTAAGGAGGTGATGTGTGCGACGGTGAAAGTGCCAAAGGACTGGCACAACGTAGACGTGAAAGACACCTGGGATGTCGAGATTAGCCATCTGAAAAACCGGGACCCGAGCCATTCGCGTTATCAGGGAACCATCTTCATGAATCCCGGCGGCCCGGGAGGTAGTGGCCTGCATTATCCGGGGAAGGTGGACGAGGCGATGCCGGACCTCATGCCGTACTACAACATTCTTGGTTTTGAGCCTCGCGGCATTAAGGGTCTTGGGAGCAGCGATGCCGGATGTACTTATTCTTACGCCGAAGGCGCTTCTGAGTGGGAGCAGATGGAGGCGTTCGGGAAGACGTGTAGTCAGAATAAAGATATTAAAACTTTGAACACGGAGCAGGTGGCCTATGACATGGACTTCATTCGGCACCTGTTGAAACTGCCCAAGGTGGACTACATCGGATATTCGTATGGCACCTGGCTGGGCGCGTGGTATTCGAAGGTGTTCGGCGCCAAGTACGGTGGTCGTTTTGTGCTGGATTCGGCCCTGGACGTGAACCAGCCCTGGCTGGGCCACGCCTGGGTGTGGAACCAGGTCATCGCTCGAGAGCGTCAGCAGACGATGCACTTCGATCTGTGGGAAAAGCGTAAACCGAAGGATCCTGGAGAGCCGAAGGGCAGCGCTCGGGCCGGGTCGGACAAACAGGCCAGGGCCACATTGACCAAAGCAGGAGCGGGGTCGTTCGACTTTGCCTCGCGTGCGGCGGTGTCAAAGGAGTTGGTGGGCCGAAAGCCCGCGGGGCCTGCGGACGTGCGGTCGATGCTGACCACTGAGGAGATCGGCTCGGCCAAAGGTTTGCACAGGTCGGTGCTGAAGGACCAGTTGCGGATGCTGGACAAGCTCAGCGCCTTGGACAAGGCACCGCAGAAGAAGGCGCCGCGCCGGACTAGTGGCTCGGCGAAAATGGTGGAGGTCACGGACAGCAGTTACGTCTACCAGATCGCCTGTAACGATGGGCAGTGGCGGCAGGGCAAGGATTGGTACGAGCAGGGTTTTGCCAAACCCACCAAGGCCCAGCAAGAGGAGGCCGGCAATTCGGCTGTCGCACCGTGCGCCTACTGGCGGACGGACACCGTGATGCCGGATATCCCGGACCCGAAAACCTACCCAGAAACCATCGTGGTGCAGTCCGAACTCGATGGGGCAACGGCATGGGAACTTGGGCGTGCCAGTGGGCTGACGTTGCCCAACACGAGTTTCATCGCGGTTGACAACGAGAGTGCGCACGGGATCTTCCCTTACGGCACAGAAGAGGTCGACGGCCCGATCCTCGACTTCTTCCTGACCGGCAAGCGCCCGCCGAATGTCACCATCACGCAGGCCAAGCCTTTCCCGAAAGAGGAAGTCACCTACGAGTACTGGACTCCGCTATTCAAGGGCGCTAAGCACCACGGCTCACCGAACACCGACCCATGGCGAGTGGCCGGTGGCGGGGTCGCGACCCCTCGTCCAGTCGAGGTCACCGGAGCTGACCTCACCGCTGCTCCGCAGGCGGCGACTTCCTTCACTCGCTGGGTTGCCCAGACCTACGGACCGCAGGGCATGGACGTGCTAGCGAAAGAGGCGAAGAAGTAACCACGTCGCCGGTGGAGCCCCTAGAGGGTTCCACCGGTGATGAGTTCGTCGAGCTTGGCATAGCCATCATTGATACCGGACTCCATGCCGGAGGCGAGCATCCCGTCGCGTGCTTCGGGTGACTCCAGGAGCGAGACGGAGTGCATGCGGGTCCAGCCGTCCCCGAGGTCTTCGAAGGTCATGGTGTCCAGCGAGACGCCATCGGGCATTTCCTCCCAGGTGAAGGTCTGGACGAGGCGGTCGGGACGAATGGTGTGGAAGCAGCCGCGAAAAGCCCACGCCTCCTCGCCCCGGCGGCTGAGGTAGCGGTAGGACCCGCCGGTGCGGGCGTCCCACTCGACGACCTCCGTATCGATGCTCTTCGGACCGACCCACTGAGTGAAGATCTCTGGGTCGGTGTGAGCGCGGATCAGTTGTTCGCCACTGGCGTGGAAGTCCCGAGTGATGTGAATGATCGGGAGATTCTCGTCGGCCTCGATGCGCGCCGTGCTGATCCGGTCGGTGGTGGGGGTCATGATGCCTGTCCTTTGCCCTGGTTGGTGTGGTCCTGGTTCGTGCCGTTCATCTGGTCGAGCACGTCATCAAGGCGCTGGTAGCGCTCCTCGGCTTCCCGTTGATATTTCTCGATCCACTTGGTCATGAGGTCGAAGACCTGCGCCTCGAGGTGGACGGGGCGACGTTGCGCCTCCTTGGTGCGGGAGACCAGGCCGGCGCCCTCCAGCACCTTGAGGTGCTTGGACACCGCTTGGACGCTCACGTCGTAGGGCTCGGCGAGCTCATTGACGGTCGCGTCGGCGCGAGCCAGGCGCGCCACCATGTCGCGGCGCGTGGGGTCGGCGAGTGCGGCAAACACTTGCGAGAGCGGATCAACCATCAGGAAACTCTCCTCAACTAATCGGTTGAATATGAAGAGCGTACGCCGAGTCGCCGGTTTAAACAACCAGTTGATTGAATAAAGAGCTGGCGCGAGAACGGTGACGAAACATGAGCAGGTAGGCCACAATATGATCATGAAGTTTCAAGCGCCCCCTCCGATGACCCATCTCGAGCGCGAGATCGCGACCCAGCCGACCGACTGGCGTCGGGTGGCGGACCGGCCGGACGAGTTCGCTGACCGATTGCCGGTGGCTGGAGAGCGGGTGGCTGTCGTCGGGTGCGGGACCTCGTGGTTCATGGCCATGGCATATGCCGCGAAGCGTGAGGCGCTCGGGCAGGGCGTGACCGACGCTTTTGCTGGCTCGGAGCATCAGCTGGGTCGTGGCTATGACCGGGTCGTGTGGCTGAGCCGGTCAGGCACCACTACCGAGGTGGTGGATGCGATGGCCGCAGTCGACCCGGCCACTCCAACGACGGCTATCGTCGCCGTGGCGGACACTCCGATCGCGCGGCGCGCCCAGCAGGTCATCGTGCTCGATGACGTTGATGAGCAGTCGGTGGTGCAGACGCGGTTCGCCACGACGGCGTTGGCGATGCTGCGGTCCTCGCTTGGCGATGACCTGACGGCTGCGGTGTCAGACGCACAGGCCGTGCTTGATGAGCAGGTCGACCCCGAACTCCGGGACGCCGAACAGATGACCTTTGTCGGCCGCGGCTGGACGATCGGTTTGGCACACGAGGCCGCCTTGAAGTTGCGCGAATCGTGCCAGGCCTGGGCAGAGGCCTACCCCGCCATGGACTATCGGCACGGCCCCATCGCCATCGCGCAGCCGGGCCGGGTCGTCTGGGCGCTCGGTGAGGTGCCCGAAGGCCTGGAGCGAGACGTACGCGCCACGGGGGCCCGCTTCGAACATCGCCCGATCGATCCGCTCGCGGACCTGGTCCGGGTGCACCGCATGTGCTTGGCCAGGGCCTTGGAGCTGGGCGTGAACCCGGATCAGCCGCGGGGACTCACCCGCAGCGTGGTGCTGGCGGAGTCCTGACCAGCTCCTGAGGCAAGGCGCGCCAATGGCCCCCGGCGACTGACGTCGCCGGGGGCCATTGTGGAGGTGTTGCGGTGGAACTACTTCACTGGCTGGATCTCGCCGCTCTTGATGCGACCGAGGTAGCCGGTGTATTCCTTCTTCATCACGCGGGCCAGGATGTAGAGGCCGATGACATTCGGGACGGCCATGGCGAAGACCATCGCGTCGCCGAAGTCCAGCACTGCCTTGAGGGTCAGCACCGAGCCGATGACCGTGAAGATGCAGAACACGACCTTGAAGGCGTTCTCCGCGATCACGTTGTCGCCAAAGAGATAGCCGATGCCTTTCATGCCGTAGTACGACCAGGAAATCATCGTCGAGAAAGCGAAGAGCGTCACCGCGATGGCCAGCACCGACGGGAACCAGGGAATGACCGACTCAAAGGCGTCCGAGGTCAGGGCGACACCATCGCTGGCGTCCTCCTGGGTGTAGACACCGGTGATGATGATCGTCAGCGCGGTCATCGAGCAGATCACGATCGTGTCGATGAATGGCTCGAGGATCGCCACGAAGCCCTCCGTCGCCGGCTCATTCGTCTTCACCGCAGAGTGGGCGATCGAGGCTGACCCGACGCCGGCTTCATTGGAGAAGGCCGCCCGCTGGAACCCGACCATCAACGCGCCGATGACGCCGCCTGCGGCTCCGGCCCCGGTGAAGGCGCCATCGAAAACCTTCCCGATGGCATCCGGGATGGATCCGATGTTGCCGAGGATCACGATGAGGCACGCCGTGATGTAGAGAACGGCCATGAACGGCACGATCTTCTCGGTTACCTTCGCGATGCTCTTGATGCCACCGATAATGACGACTCCAACGAGTATCGCGAACGCGATGCCGATCCACAGCTCCTGGCCAGCCAACGGGCTGTCTTGCTTGCCGCCGGTGGCTTTGATGAGCTGAACGGTGGCCTGGTTGGACTGCACCATGTTGCCGCCGCCAAGTGCGCCACCGACGCAGAAGATTGCGAACGCGGCAGCCAGGACCTTGCCGAGCACCGGCATCTTGGTGACCTGGGCAACGCCGTCACGCAGGTAGTACATGGGTCCACCAGATACCGAGCCGTCGGCGTGTTGGCGCCGGTACATCACGCCGAGCATGCACTCCACGAACTTGGTGGTCATGCCGAGGAAGCCGGCCATGATCATCCAGAACATCGCCCCCGGGCCACCCAGCGTGATCGCGACCGCGACACCGGAGATGTTGCCGAGACCGACGGTTCCGGACACGGCGGTGGCGAGCGCCTGGAAGTGGGAGACCTCGCCTGCGTCGTTGGGGTCGGAGTACTTCCCGCGGACCAAGTCGATGCCCTGCTTGAAGCCTCGGATGTTGATGAAGCCGGTGTAAGCAGTGAAGATCACGCCCGCGCAGATCAGCCAGAAGACGACCAAGGGCACATCGGTGCCGTTGACGGTCACCGCGAAGAACACGATCTCGGAAATTTTGTTCAGAACGTCTTCCATTACGGAACCACCGTTACTGGGACGGGAGCGACCTGGACCAGATGGCTCGGGATGCTGCCAAAGAGAGCCTGACGAACGCGGCTGTCACCGGTGCGCCCGACGACGAGGCCAGTGGCTTCGCGCTCGCGAATGAGGTCAATGAGCAGGTCGATCGGGTCGCCATGCTTGACGAATCCCTCAGCGGTCACGCCCTCCTCGCGAGCCAGGCTCACCATGGGTTCAACCACCTGCTCGGTCGCAGCCTTAAGTTCCTTGGAGCGTTGGGTGGATCGGAACTCGTTTTCTCCAGGGGTACTGAACGAGTAGGGCGACCACGGGATGACGTGGGCGATGAGCAACTCGAAGTCGAGTTTGTGCGCGCGGAAGCAGGCGTACTCGACAGCATGTCGACTCGCCGCACTCCCATCGACGCCAACTAGAACGACGGCCATGTGGGGCACCTCCAGAATCTGTGCAGGTCGCGGACCAACGTATCCGCGATAGAGGTGATTTGGGGCGAGTTCGCGAGATCGTGATGCGCCGGAGGAATCTCGCCCGGAATATAGGTTAGGCTTACCGAAGTAACATGGTTCGGTACGTCACACCCGGTCGAAAGTTTGAGGATGAACCCGTTCGATGATGACAGCGGTCGATTCTGGGCCCTGGTGAACCAGGAGCAGCAGTACTCGTTGTGGCCCACCTTTCAGACAGTCCCGGGCGGTTGGGCCATCGCCTTCGGGGGCGCTGAAGGCGCAAGCCGCCAAGAGGTCCTCGAGTGGATCGAGCAGACCTGGACTGATCTGCGCCCACAGTCCTTGCGCGATCACATTGCTCAGCACCGCGCTGAGAACGCTGGCGTCATCACCGGTTGACCGCAGCCTTTTTGCGCCCACCCATTCGACTGCTCCTGGAGATCGCTATGCCTCGAACCGTCACCCATGCCGTCCGTTCGACGGACACCACCGTGGAGCCTCTACACCTGGAGGGCGTGGTGCCCTACCCGGCCGACCTCGCCCAGGAGTACCGCCGCCACGGCTGGTGGCAAGACCAGACCTTCTCCGAAATGCTGTTCGACACCATCCAGCGAACGCCAGATCGGACCGCCCTCATCGCGGGCGAAAGCGCTCTGACCTACGCAGAGTTGGGAGAACGGGTCCTGCGTATCGCCGCCGGATTCCAGGCCATGGGGATCACGCGTGGCGACCGCGTCGTCGTGCAACTGCCCAACCTGCGCGAATACATCCCCCTGCTGTTCGGGTTGTATGAAATCGGTGCCATTCCGGTGCTGGCGCTGGCTGCTCATCAGCGCCACGAGATCAGCCACTTCGTCGAGTTGGCAGGCGCCTGTGCCTATCTCACAGTCGAGTCCTACGACGGAGTCGACCTGGGATCCCTCGCCAAAGAACTCACCGAGTCGGTGGATTCGCTCGATCACGCGGTCGTCCTGACAGCAGACGGTCAGGGCCAGGCCCTTCGCGACCTACTCGCGCACGAGCCGCTGACCCACGAACGCCGGTCGCTGCCCGAAGACGTGGCCTTCTTGCAGCTGTCGGGCGGAACAACCGGCACCTCGAAGCTGATACCCCACACGCACGAGGCATACCTCGGCTCCATGCGCGGGGCCGTTCGCGTCGGCGGCACGACCGAGGCCTCCGTTCAGTTGGTCGTCCTGCCGATGCCCCATGCGCTCGCCATGCGTTCGCCAGGTTTCTTGGGGGCCCTGTCGGTGGGCGCGACCGTGGTGTTGGCGCCCGATGCCAGCCCCGATTCAGCCTTCCCCTTGGTGGAGGAGCATCGCGTCACGGAACTCGCGCTCGTCCCGCCGCTCGCGCTGGCCTGGTTGAACTCATCGCTACGGACGGGTTACGACCTGAGCAGTATGCAG
Protein-coding regions in this window:
- a CDS encoding alanine/glycine:cation symporter family protein, with the translated sequence MEDVLNKISEIVFFAVTVNGTDVPLVVFWLICAGVIFTAYTGFINIRGFKQGIDLVRGKYSDPNDAGEVSHFQALATAVSGTVGLGNISGVAVAITLGGPGAMFWMIMAGFLGMTTKFVECMLGVMYRRQHADGSVSGGPMYYLRDGVAQVTKMPVLGKVLAAAFAIFCVGGALGGGNMVQSNQATVQLIKATGGKQDSPLAGQELWIGIAFAILVGVVIIGGIKSIAKVTEKIVPFMAVLYITACLIVILGNIGSIPDAIGKVFDGAFTGAGAAGGVIGALMVGFQRAAFSNEAGVGSASIAHSAVKTNEPATEGFVAILEPFIDTIVICSMTALTIIITGVYTQEDASDGVALTSDAFESVIPWFPSVLAIAVTLFAFSTMISWSYYGMKGIGYLFGDNVIAENAFKVVFCIFTVIGSVLTLKAVLDFGDAMVFAMAVPNVIGLYILARVMKKEYTGYLGRIKSGEIQPVK
- a CDS encoding ArsR/SmtB family transcription factor; this translates as MVDPLSQVFAALADPTRRDMVARLARADATVNELAEPYDVSVQAVSKHLKVLEGAGLVSRTKEAQRRPVHLEAQVFDLMTKWIEKYQREAEERYQRLDDVLDQMNGTNQDHTNQGKGQAS
- a CDS encoding universal stress protein translates to MAVVLVGVDGSAASRHAVEYACFRAHKLDFELLIAHVIPWSPYSFSTPGENEFRSTQRSKELKAATEQVVEPMVSLAREEGVTAEGFVKHGDPIDLLIDLIREREATGLVVGRTGDSRVRQALFGSIPSHLVQVAPVPVTVVP
- a CDS encoding SRPBCC family protein; translation: MTPTTDRISTARIEADENLPIIHITRDFHASGEQLIRAHTDPEIFTQWVGPKSIDTEVVEWDARTGGSYRYLSRRGEEAWAFRGCFHTIRPDRLVQTFTWEEMPDGVSLDTMTFEDLGDGWTRMHSVSLLESPEARDGMLASGMESGINDGYAKLDELITGGTL
- a CDS encoding alpha/beta fold hydrolase, which encodes MGKLAGSLAKQKLAWTPCVKELQNEAKEVMCATVKVPKDWHNVDVKDTWDVEISHLKNRDPSHSRYQGTIFMNPGGPGGSGLHYPGKVDEAMPDLMPYYNILGFEPRGIKGLGSSDAGCTYSYAEGASEWEQMEAFGKTCSQNKDIKTLNTEQVAYDMDFIRHLLKLPKVDYIGYSYGTWLGAWYSKVFGAKYGGRFVLDSALDVNQPWLGHAWVWNQVIARERQQTMHFDLWEKRKPKDPGEPKGSARAGSDKQARATLTKAGAGSFDFASRAAVSKELVGRKPAGPADVRSMLTTEEIGSAKGLHRSVLKDQLRMLDKLSALDKAPQKKAPRRTSGSAKMVEVTDSSYVYQIACNDGQWRQGKDWYEQGFAKPTKAQQEEAGNSAVAPCAYWRTDTVMPDIPDPKTYPETIVVQSELDGATAWELGRASGLTLPNTSFIAVDNESAHGIFPYGTEEVDGPILDFFLTGKRPPNVTITQAKPFPKEEVTYEYWTPLFKGAKHHGSPNTDPWRVAGGGVATPRPVEVTGADLTAAPQAATSFTRWVAQTYGPQGMDVLAKEAKK
- a CDS encoding MbtH family protein, encoding MNPFDDDSGRFWALVNQEQQYSLWPTFQTVPGGWAIAFGGAEGASRQEVLEWIEQTWTDLRPQSLRDHIAQHRAENAGVITG
- a CDS encoding (2,3-dihydroxybenzoyl)adenylate synthase, with the translated sequence MPRTVTHAVRSTDTTVEPLHLEGVVPYPADLAQEYRRHGWWQDQTFSEMLFDTIQRTPDRTALIAGESALTYAELGERVLRIAAGFQAMGITRGDRVVVQLPNLREYIPLLFGLYEIGAIPVLALAAHQRHEISHFVELAGACAYLTVESYDGVDLGSLAKELTESVDSLDHAVVLTADGQGQALRDLLAHEPLTHERRSLPEDVAFLQLSGGTTGTSKLIPHTHEAYLGSMRGAVRVGGTTEASVQLVVLPMPHALAMRSPGFLGALSVGATVVLAPDASPDSAFPLVEEHRVTELALVPPLALAWLNSSLRTGYDLSSMQILRVGGAAFGPGPAARVRPELGATLQQSYGMAEGLHTFTALDEDDAIITTRQGRPPSAADEIRIVDEHECPVPAGQPGQLLTRGPYTVRGYYRAPQHNAQAFTADGFYRVGDLVTQDDNGYLSVVGRVKDQINRGGEKVAPLEVENLLVDHPDVHDASVIGVPDERLGEHVKAFLVPRRGVEPSTLTVAVMRAYLRERGLAPYKLPDQVEVVTHFPRTVAGKVSKRDQRTQKA